In the genome of Halobacterium noricense, one region contains:
- a CDS encoding tubulin/FtsZ family protein: MKAALIGVGQAGGKVTEALLEEDRRAGYDAVRGALAVNTAKADLEPLDIDTVLVGQERVKGHGVGADNELGAEVMQSDLGEVVGELDGVVDAQTEAIFVVAGLGGGTGSGGAPVLAKELQRVHEIPVYALGILPGRDEGGIYQANAGRSLKTLVREADSTLLVDNDAWRKTGESVTEAFDAINERIARRVGILLAAGENVEGVGESVVDASEVINTLKSGNMSAVGFASADAAPDAGENVNVITSMARKSLLTGMSVPETTEAGAALVVVAGEADRVSRKGVEKARAWVEAETRSMQVRGGDFPLDSDKIAVLVLLSGIARSERIERFMERAKAASESVEEEQVTEDFQNDELDDLL; encoded by the coding sequence ATGAAAGCCGCCCTCATCGGCGTCGGCCAGGCCGGCGGAAAGGTCACCGAAGCCCTCCTCGAAGAAGACCGCCGTGCCGGCTACGACGCCGTCCGTGGCGCACTCGCAGTCAACACCGCGAAGGCCGACCTCGAACCGCTCGACATCGACACCGTGCTCGTCGGACAGGAGCGCGTGAAGGGCCACGGCGTCGGCGCGGACAACGAACTCGGCGCGGAAGTCATGCAGAGTGACCTCGGCGAGGTCGTCGGCGAACTCGACGGCGTCGTCGACGCGCAGACGGAGGCCATCTTCGTCGTCGCCGGGCTCGGCGGCGGCACCGGCTCCGGCGGCGCGCCCGTGCTCGCGAAGGAACTCCAGCGCGTCCACGAGATTCCGGTGTACGCGCTCGGCATCCTCCCGGGCCGCGACGAAGGCGGCATCTATCAGGCCAACGCCGGCCGCTCGCTGAAGACGCTCGTGCGGGAGGCCGACTCCACGCTGCTCGTGGACAACGACGCGTGGCGGAAGACCGGCGAGAGCGTCACGGAGGCGTTCGACGCCATCAACGAGCGCATCGCGCGCCGCGTCGGCATCCTGCTCGCCGCCGGCGAGAACGTCGAGGGCGTCGGGGAGAGCGTCGTCGACGCCAGCGAGGTCATCAACACGCTCAAGTCCGGGAACATGTCCGCGGTCGGGTTCGCGAGCGCGGACGCCGCCCCCGACGCCGGCGAGAACGTCAACGTCATCACGTCGATGGCGCGCAAGTCGCTGCTCACGGGGATGAGCGTCCCCGAGACGACGGAAGCGGGCGCGGCGCTCGTCGTCGTCGCGGGCGAAGCCGACCGCGTCTCCCGGAAGGGCGTCGAGAAGGCGCGGGCGTGGGTCGAAGCGGAGACCCGCAGCATGCAGGTCCGGGGCGGGGACTTCCCGCTGGACTCCGACAAAATCGCCGTACTCGTCCTCCTCTCGGGCATCGCACGCTCCGAGCGCATCGAGCGGTTCATGGAGCGCGCGAAGGCGGCCAGCGAGTCCGTGGAGGAGGAACAGGTCACCGAGGACTTCCAGAACGACGAACTGGACGACCTGCTCTGA
- a CDS encoding DUF7310 family coiled-coil domain-containing protein has protein sequence MSDDDLAERLRAVERVVTDADTAVSDLSDAAAVHDRLDSIEADLAELAERLDALDATVQSLHGYVGDLEAVNERVQRRADAAREAVERLEEQQSQPSRTTRDTAHDERVAADKTGDAARRDRPNSANAPTLDAERSEDADSLLDRVRESL, from the coding sequence GTGTCCGACGACGACCTCGCCGAACGGCTGCGAGCGGTAGAGCGCGTGGTGACCGACGCCGACACCGCCGTCAGCGACCTCTCCGACGCGGCGGCCGTCCACGACCGCCTCGACAGCATCGAAGCAGACCTCGCCGAACTCGCGGAGCGACTGGACGCTCTCGACGCCACCGTGCAGTCGCTGCACGGCTACGTCGGCGACCTCGAAGCCGTCAACGAGCGCGTCCAGCGGCGCGCGGACGCCGCCCGCGAAGCCGTCGAACGCCTCGAAGAGCAGCAGTCGCAACCGTCCCGAACCACCCGCGACACGGCACACGACGAGCGCGTCGCCGCCGATAAAACCGGAGACGCTGCGCGCCGCGACCGACCGAACAGCGCCAACGCTCCCACCCTCGATGCCGAACGCTCCGAGGACGCCGACTCGCTGCTCGACCGCGTTCGGGAGTCGCTGTGA
- a CDS encoding DUF7311 family protein, translating into MTVRVVLAVTFALALLAAAQPAVDHATRTRDSAAVSASADRVADAVDSLHRRSDPGETVETAPRRTLRLDLPEDATLAVRDSPPRLVAKLPDSPAHQRTLPVRVATCSDDPTLDGPTTLAYVERADRPVVLALRGFIRGNATTAPHACAHRTLRGGRPGLRL; encoded by the coding sequence GTGACCGTCCGAGTGGTGCTGGCCGTTACGTTCGCGCTCGCACTCCTCGCGGCCGCCCAGCCGGCAGTCGACCACGCGACCCGAACGCGCGACAGCGCGGCGGTCAGCGCGAGTGCCGACCGCGTCGCTGACGCCGTCGACAGTCTCCATCGCCGGAGCGACCCCGGGGAGACCGTCGAAACCGCCCCGCGACGCACGCTCCGACTCGACCTCCCCGAGGACGCGACGCTCGCCGTCCGCGACAGTCCGCCGCGACTCGTCGCGAAACTCCCGGACAGCCCCGCACACCAGCGCACACTCCCCGTACGTGTCGCGACGTGCAGCGACGACCCGACGCTCGACGGTCCGACGACGCTGGCGTACGTCGAGCGTGCTGACCGTCCCGTGGTACTCGCGCTGCGAGGGTTTATCCGGGGGAACGCGACCACCGCGCCCCATGCGTGCGCTCATCGAACGCTTCGCGGCGGACGACCCGGACTGCGGCTGTGA
- a CDS encoding type II/IV secretion system ATPase subunit: MRALIERFAADDPDCGCDATHDGSALRVDAGGCPGGGDLTAQPACRAAVAAACRQADADRIVVDASGFRREYGPRAVALFTAAGRFAARVADRDQRLAARARTDPLVAAAEASGRAGPVAEITAETGFAAAAGDLPDYDALRPRVGPALADARIGPTPPPDGRLRDTRTLETEATVREYAVPDDLPVYHVVPPEYEFSPADCRVLADARRLLADGSIPDGEDAPGRAVREAAGEHREPLADALHKHTRGFGVLEDLFADPRISDVYASAPVAEGPLRVTVDGDDTRTNVRFTDAGAERLASRLRAESGRPFSRANPTLDTAIDGLGATGRVRVAGVTDPVSDGTGFAFRAHDADPFRLPDLVANGALPPHIAGFLVEALRRGASVLFAGARGAGKTTLLGATLWGLAAGTRLVTIEDTPELPVRALRSDGRDVQALYANADGAGADVSMADALRTALRLGDGAIAVGEVRGEEARVLYEAMRVGASDAAVLGTIHGEGAASVRERVVSDLGVSASSFAATDLVVTLADTNAGRRVTRVEEVTDDGAATLYEDDGSGAVPTGRVARGNSSTVADLAAPGETYADVRAAIRAHADHVGDD; encoded by the coding sequence ATGCGTGCGCTCATCGAACGCTTCGCGGCGGACGACCCGGACTGCGGCTGTGACGCCACCCACGACGGCAGCGCGCTCCGCGTCGATGCCGGCGGCTGTCCCGGTGGTGGCGACCTCACCGCCCAGCCGGCGTGTCGCGCGGCGGTCGCGGCCGCGTGCCGGCAGGCCGACGCCGACCGCATCGTCGTGGACGCGTCGGGCTTCCGCCGTGAGTACGGCCCACGTGCCGTCGCGCTGTTCACCGCAGCCGGTCGGTTCGCCGCGCGAGTCGCGGACCGCGACCAGCGGCTCGCAGCCCGCGCCCGCACTGACCCGCTCGTGGCGGCCGCGGAAGCCAGCGGGCGCGCAGGTCCCGTCGCCGAAATCACCGCCGAAACCGGGTTCGCGGCCGCCGCAGGCGACCTCCCGGACTACGACGCGCTCCGGCCCCGAGTCGGCCCCGCGCTCGCTGACGCTCGCATCGGACCGACGCCCCCGCCGGACGGACGCCTCCGAGACACGCGAACGCTCGAAACCGAAGCCACCGTCCGCGAGTACGCGGTTCCCGACGACCTCCCGGTCTACCACGTCGTCCCGCCGGAGTACGAGTTCTCGCCCGCGGACTGCCGCGTGCTCGCCGACGCGCGCCGCCTGCTCGCGGACGGCTCGATTCCCGACGGCGAGGACGCGCCGGGTCGCGCGGTCCGCGAGGCAGCCGGCGAGCACCGCGAACCGCTGGCGGACGCGCTCCACAAGCACACCCGCGGCTTCGGCGTCCTCGAAGACCTCTTCGCAGACCCCCGAATCTCGGACGTGTACGCGAGCGCGCCGGTCGCCGAGGGGCCGCTCCGCGTGACCGTCGACGGCGACGACACTCGGACGAACGTTCGGTTCACGGACGCCGGCGCGGAACGCCTCGCGTCGCGGCTGCGCGCGGAGAGCGGCCGCCCGTTCTCCCGGGCGAACCCCACGCTCGACACCGCCATCGACGGGCTCGGCGCGACGGGGCGCGTGCGAGTCGCGGGCGTCACGGACCCGGTCAGCGACGGCACCGGGTTCGCGTTCCGCGCGCACGACGCCGACCCGTTCCGGCTCCCGGACCTCGTCGCGAACGGCGCGCTCCCGCCCCATATTGCCGGCTTCCTCGTCGAAGCGCTACGGCGCGGTGCGTCCGTGCTGTTCGCTGGCGCGCGCGGCGCTGGCAAAACCACGCTCCTGGGTGCGACGCTCTGGGGACTCGCCGCCGGCACGCGCCTCGTCACCATCGAGGACACGCCCGAACTCCCGGTACGCGCGCTCCGCAGCGACGGCCGCGACGTGCAAGCGCTGTACGCGAACGCCGACGGTGCGGGCGCGGACGTCTCGATGGCGGACGCGCTCCGCACCGCGCTCCGGCTCGGCGACGGTGCCATCGCGGTCGGTGAAGTCCGTGGCGAGGAGGCGCGCGTGCTCTACGAGGCGATGCGCGTCGGTGCCAGCGACGCCGCCGTCCTGGGCACGATACACGGCGAGGGCGCGGCCAGCGTCCGCGAGCGCGTCGTCTCCGACCTCGGCGTCTCCGCGTCGTCGTTCGCTGCCACCGACCTCGTCGTCACGCTCGCCGACACTAACGCCGGGCGGCGCGTCACGCGCGTCGAGGAAGTCACGGACGACGGTGCCGCCACGCTCTACGAGGACGACGGGAGCGGTGCAGTACCGACCGGACGCGTCGCGCGCGGGAACAGCAGCACGGTCGCCGACCTCGCGGCACCCGGCGAGACGTACGCCGACGTCCGGGCCGCGATTCGCGCCCACGCCGACCACGTTGGCGATGACTGA
- a CDS encoding type II secretion system protein gives MTEPANWRQALVALALTAAAALAAANWNPYAGTAAAFLGIATAATLAYGPHVRSVADRSRALGAAPDIVCLVALSLRLDPALERATDFAAEHGNGRLAASLAAHARESRGTPGAGFTAFAATWDDHLPSLRRAAALADAAVDAPAGERGRLLDRTLAVVVEGAQERASEYADAVHGPTMGVYAFGVVLPLALVGVVPAAASAGLPVTLGAVALAYGVVLPLAVLAVVCWILARRPVAFPPAAVPSDHPKLDDRARNAALAAVCGVVAALVTSRLLPSWALPVLLVGWPVGGALAYWFRPACEVREDARNVEAGLADALAVLGHQLRHGRAVEAAVTDAGDTLDGPTGDVFDEAARRMRRFRVGVADAFFGEFGPLARTRSQRARAAVSLVVHAADAGPAGGRVLVDVADLFDDLTDLDREVRREFASTTRTLQYTALVYAPLVAGVTVSLAGRVSGLDGASALPAGQLALVIGAYVLWLAAVLPALAVGLDRGLDRALVGYHAGLALAAAATVYPVTALAAGRVL, from the coding sequence ATGACTGAGCCCGCGAACTGGCGACAGGCACTCGTCGCACTCGCCCTTACAGCCGCGGCCGCGCTCGCCGCCGCCAATTGGAACCCGTACGCCGGCACTGCCGCCGCGTTCCTGGGCATAGCGACAGCCGCTACGCTCGCGTACGGCCCGCACGTCCGCTCAGTCGCCGACCGTTCGCGTGCGCTCGGTGCCGCACCCGACATCGTCTGTCTAGTCGCGCTCTCGCTCCGCCTCGATCCCGCGCTCGAACGCGCCACCGACTTCGCCGCCGAGCACGGGAACGGTCGGCTCGCGGCCAGCCTCGCCGCACACGCTCGGGAATCTCGCGGGACGCCCGGAGCGGGATTTACGGCGTTCGCGGCGACGTGGGACGACCACCTGCCGTCGCTGCGGCGCGCCGCAGCCCTCGCCGACGCCGCGGTCGACGCGCCCGCTGGCGAGCGCGGACGACTCCTCGACCGCACGCTCGCGGTGGTCGTCGAGGGCGCACAGGAGCGCGCCAGCGAGTACGCCGACGCCGTCCACGGGCCGACGATGGGCGTCTACGCGTTCGGCGTCGTGCTGCCGCTCGCGCTCGTCGGCGTCGTTCCCGCGGCGGCGAGCGCTGGCCTCCCAGTCACGCTCGGCGCGGTTGCACTCGCGTACGGCGTCGTGCTGCCGTTGGCGGTGCTCGCCGTCGTCTGCTGGATTCTCGCACGGCGTCCGGTCGCGTTCCCGCCTGCGGCCGTGCCGAGCGACCACCCGAAACTGGACGACCGTGCGCGAAACGCCGCTCTCGCGGCAGTCTGTGGCGTCGTCGCTGCGCTCGTCACCTCTCGGCTGCTGCCGTCGTGGGCGCTCCCCGTGTTGCTCGTCGGCTGGCCGGTCGGCGGCGCGCTCGCCTACTGGTTCCGGCCCGCCTGCGAAGTCCGTGAGGACGCCCGGAACGTCGAGGCCGGCCTCGCAGACGCGCTCGCTGTGCTCGGGCACCAACTCCGCCACGGCCGCGCGGTCGAGGCTGCCGTGACAGATGCCGGCGACACGCTCGACGGTCCCACGGGTGACGTCTTCGACGAGGCGGCGCGCCGGATGCGACGATTTCGCGTGGGGGTCGCGGATGCGTTCTTTGGGGAGTTCGGCCCGCTCGCGCGAACCCGGAGTCAGCGCGCCCGTGCCGCGGTCTCGTTGGTCGTCCACGCCGCCGACGCGGGGCCAGCGGGCGGCCGCGTGCTCGTGGACGTCGCGGACCTCTTCGACGACCTCACTGACCTCGACCGCGAGGTCCGCCGCGAGTTCGCCTCGACCACGCGCACGCTCCAGTACACCGCGCTCGTCTACGCGCCCCTCGTCGCCGGCGTCACGGTCTCGCTCGCCGGTAGAGTGAGCGGTCTCGACGGCGCGTCCGCCCTGCCGGCGGGCCAGCTCGCGCTCGTCATCGGTGCCTACGTGCTGTGGCTGGCGGCCGTGTTACCGGCGCTCGCGGTCGGCCTCGACCGCGGGCTGGACCGCGCGCTCGTCGGCTACCACGCCGGCCTCGCGCTCGCGGCCGCGGCCACCGTCTACCCCGTTACCGCGCTCGCCGCCGGGCGCGTCCTCTAA
- a CDS encoding DUF7283 family protein has translation MFDTLADVPPLLVALSLVSTTLLGVALAAKPTTQPRAAPLASTVDTVASADHASSETRAIDADTIRLTRHAIEVRDGGDTSRETYAYGPVAPVRRDTVLWRVLHGTLPDDVFDDERAFERAVADARDRDAAWRRDRQQLTVRRVTWRGVDVTLAGA, from the coding sequence ATGTTCGACACGCTCGCCGACGTGCCGCCGCTGCTCGTCGCGCTCTCGCTGGTCAGCACGACGCTGCTCGGCGTCGCACTCGCCGCGAAACCGACCACACAGCCGCGTGCTGCCCCGCTCGCGAGCACCGTCGACACCGTCGCTAGCGCGGACCATGCGAGCTCCGAGACGCGCGCCATCGACGCGGACACGATTCGCCTCACTCGGCACGCCATCGAAGTTCGCGATGGGGGCGACACGTCCCGCGAGACGTACGCGTATGGGCCAGTTGCTCCCGTCCGACGCGACACAGTGCTCTGGCGAGTCCTCCACGGAACGCTCCCTGACGATGTTTTCGACGACGAACGCGCCTTCGAGCGCGCAGTCGCCGACGCCCGCGACCGCGACGCGGCGTGGCGCCGGGACCGCCAGCAGTTGACCGTTCGCCGCGTCACGTGGAGGGGTGTGGATGTCACGCTCGCCGGCGCGTGA
- a CDS encoding DUF7285 family protein produces the protein MSRSPAREAQVEPLPALVAVAVVCLAVGAFATVRADVLPVATGDAPTDEVLSDAVEAASPADTVVVVPERLDASVTPEGYEVNVTVTVGDREWAAGEQPPPDAATASQRVPVRVEEGRTRPGRLTVEVWS, from the coding sequence ATGTCACGCTCGCCGGCGCGTGAGGCGCAAGTCGAGCCGCTGCCCGCACTCGTCGCCGTCGCCGTCGTGTGTCTCGCCGTCGGCGCGTTCGCGACGGTGCGCGCGGACGTGCTCCCTGTCGCCACGGGCGACGCGCCCACCGACGAAGTGCTGTCGGACGCCGTCGAGGCAGCGTCACCCGCCGATACTGTGGTCGTCGTGCCCGAGCGTCTCGATGCCTCGGTCACGCCCGAGGGCTACGAGGTCAACGTGACCGTGACTGTCGGCGACCGCGAGTGGGCCGCTGGCGAACAGCCACCGCCCGACGCGGCGACCGCGAGCCAGCGCGTACCGGTGCGCGTCGAAGAGGGCCGAACCCGGCCCGGCCGACTCACCGTCGAGGTGTGGTCGTGA
- a CDS encoding DUF7284 family protein — protein sequence MSRAISTVLDASLAVLLVSAAAVALVTIPGSDQRPPDPDAAARTVLASTTTAEYQTANGSERSVSGRVGTLLAHAAVADNRSTNSRFASAVEDAVADVLADANGRIAIAATGGGGTVRVGERPPPSASVAAVSHEAVAENDSVTITVRTWSA from the coding sequence GTGAGCCGTGCTATCAGCACCGTACTCGACGCGTCACTCGCCGTCCTCCTCGTCAGCGCGGCCGCCGTCGCGCTCGTCACGATACCGGGCAGCGACCAGCGCCCACCCGACCCGGACGCCGCCGCGCGCACGGTGCTCGCGAGTACGACGACCGCCGAGTACCAGACCGCGAACGGCAGCGAACGCTCGGTCTCGGGGCGGGTCGGAACGCTGCTCGCGCACGCCGCGGTCGCCGACAACCGGTCGACGAACTCCCGGTTCGCCAGCGCGGTCGAGGACGCCGTCGCGGACGTGCTCGCGGACGCAAACGGCCGCATCGCTATTGCCGCGACTGGCGGAGGCGGGACGGTTCGCGTCGGCGAGCGCCCGCCGCCGAGTGCGTCAGTCGCGGCGGTGTCGCACGAAGCCGTCGCCGAGAACGACTCCGTGACCATCACAGTCCGGACGTGGTCGGCGTGA